The Lebetimonas natsushimae genomic sequence GAGGTTAAAGCGATAATAAATATTGTGAGAATATTGATAATTTTATTTGATAAATACAGATTTTCTTCTTTGATATATTTTTTCATTATTAGTTTTAAAATAAATGAAAAAATTATTAAAAATATAATTATTCCTATTAAAATAACTAGTTTGTTAATTTGATTTTTAATTTCTTTTTTGATTTTCTCTTTTTGAGATAAAATAAATGTTTTTAGGGTTTCAAGCTTTTTTTTGTAAATGGTGTCTATTAACTCAAAATCTTTTATCATATTTTCGAGCTGAGTGTCTTTTATTTTTAATTTTTTTTCCAGAGTGTATAATTCTTTTAATTTATTCAAAGTGTCTTTAAATTCTTCATATGTTTGAATGTTTTGATTTAAAATATTTTTTATCTGTTTTTCATAATTTATCGCTGAAAATATTTCAAAAGGATTTTCTATTTTAGGGGCTTTTGGTATGTTTTTTAGTTTTATTAAGGTATTAAAGATATTTTCGTTTTCTTTTAGCAAATCAAGTTGGGTTTGAACTGTTAGAAGTTTTTGTTTGTATCTATGTGGATTTCTTCTTGCAAGATATTTTAATTTGTTATATTTATCTTGCAATTTTTGATAATCAATATAATTTTTATAAGATAAATAAAATGAATTATTTGAAAGTTCCTTTTGGATTTTTGAAATCTGCTGTTTTGTTAAATTAATTTCAGTAGTGTTTGTTTCATTTGCAAATAAAAAAATAAAAGAAAAAATTAAAAAAAATATTTTCATTTAAATTTCCTTAAAACTTCTAAAAGAATCTCTTTATTCAAATTTTGCACAATTTTATATTTTCCGATATGTTCTGGTATTATAAATTTGATTTTATTGTTCATTGTTTTTTTGTCTGCAAAAAAGTGTTCGTAAAACTCTTCTTCATCTTTTATTTTGAAACTTGTAGGTAAATCGTATTTTTTAAGAAGTTTTTTAATTCTTTCATTTTCCTCCCGGGTTAAATATCCAAGGGCGATTGATAACTCATTTGCCATAATCATCCCGATGGCAACCGCTTCTCCGTGAAGATATGTTTTGTAATTAGTAAGATTTTCTATTACGTGTCCAAAGGTGTGTCCGTAATTTAACACGCTTCTTATACCTCTTTCTTTTTCATCCTGATTTACCACATTAGCTTTAATTTCCACGCTTCTTTTTATAATTTCTTCAATACTTAAAGCCTCTTTTTCTAATTTTTCAAAAAATTCCTTGTCAAACATAACTGCCATTTTAATAACCTCAGCCATTCCGGCTGCAAATTCCCTTTTTGGAAGGGTTGAAAGGAAATGGGTGTCAATATATACGGCTTCCGGTTGATAAAAGCTTCCTATTAAATTTTTTCCGTATTTATTATTAATTCCTGTTTTACCTCCAACTGAAGAGTCAACCATTGCAAGAAGAGTGGTCGGAATTTGAATAAATTTGATTCCCCTTAAAAAAATTGATGCGCAAAATCCGCTCATATCTCCTATCACTCCTCCCCCAAATGCAATAATTACAGAATTTCTGTCATATTTTGCGTCAAAAAGCCTATCAAGCGCGTATTCTATGCTCTCATAATTTTTATACTCCTCACCGTCTGGCAGTGTTATAATTATTAGTTCTTTTGTTTTTAAATGATTTAGCAGGTAATTTAAATGATATCCCGCCACTGTGGGATTTGTGATAATTGCAACTTTTGTATCCAAATCAATATCAGGCAATTTATCTATTAAAATATCATAAGTTTTATTTGGTGTGTCTATTGTGACTTTCATATTTCTCCTTATTTAATTGGTATTAAAAACTGGTTGAATTTATCAAGCATTATATATGCATTTTCTATTTTTGGATGGATTATTTCTGTAATTTTTGGAACCGGCGGTTTGATAAACGGTTCTATTAAACATATATTTTGTCTTTTTAACAATTTTAAAACAGGGTTTTTTTGAGTTTTTGTAAATGAAATGTTTTTAAAATTATATACTTTTGCAAATTTTTTAAGATATTCTTTTAATTCGTTTAAGTCTTTTGTTTCATTGGTCGGTTCCAAAAAATTTATCCCGAGATTTAACTGAAAAGAGAGGTCAAATAAAGCGGGGGCGATTCTGTCAAGCATTTTGTGTTGAAGCAAGACGACAAATTCTATGCATTTTTTAACTGATTCACTTCCCTGTTTAAAAATAGGTGTTTTTATTTCAAAAAAGGTTTTTTTGTATTTGTAAAAATATTCGTTGTTTGTAACAATTAAACCTATGCTGTATTTTTCAATATCATTTTTTAAAGTTGAAATATAATCATTTGAAAAATAATCTGTGTAAATATCTATGTTTTTAAATTTAAAGAGTTTATAAAGTTTAAAGTTTAAGGTAGGGTTTATTATCTTGATTATTAATTTTTTGTTTTTTAATTTTCTGTGTAAAAAAAGAGCGGATTTTAATAGATTTGAAATCATTTTTTGATTAAGCTGCATATCCAGTAACAGATAAATGTTTTGTCCGTATGGTGCCGGAAATGCTCCAAGATTTTTCTTGCTTTCTATAAAAAAGGATTTTAATCTTTCAGGTTCTCCTATAAGAAGCAGTTTGTCGTTTGGAAGTATAAGGGTGTGTCTGTTTGGTATTATGAATTTATTTTCCCTATAAATTACGGCAATTTTTATATTTTTCCATCTTTCTATAAAAGAGGGCGTTTTGTATGTAAATATTGAATGTGGGGGAATTTCCACTTCTAAAATTTCACCGATTCCAAGACCGATGTCCCTTGCAAAAAGTGGAACATCGGGAAGATGGTCTAATATTTTATTTGTGATTAATTCGATATTGTCAATTATTTCAATGTTGTTTTGAAATGGAATATTGATGTTTTTCCAGAATTTAACAAAAACGATGGATGAAAAATTTTTAATTTTATTGATTACAAATTCAGCTTCAATTTTATTTTTAATAAATATTATTATTTTATTTATATCTTTGTAAAAAATTGATTTGTATATGTCAAATGCAAAAAAAGAAATTTTATAGTAAAAAAAATTGTCCTTTTCAATTTTTACAATATCTTCTTCTTTTTCATATATAATATAATATTCGGCTTCTTTTATATAAGAAGAGGCTATTTTTTCTATTAAAATTTTGGATTCTTTACATCCGGCAAAAATTACTATTTTATTCAAGCATAACCTTTGATAAAATTTCGAGAATTATAACATATAATAAAAATGTAAAAATGGATAATGGAAAATGGAAAATTTATGTATAATAAATCTTAATCGGTTAAGAAATTAAAGGAAAATCATGGAATTTAAAATAGATGCAACTGACGGAAGGGCCAGGGCTGCCACCATTAAAACAGTACACAGTGAAATAAAAACCCCGATTTTTATGCCGGTCGGTACTGCCGCTGCGGTTAAAAGCCTGGATGCAATTGATTTAATGGATGTATTGGATGCAAAAATAATTTTGGCAAACACTTATCATTTATATCTTCGCCCAGGTGATGAAGTTGTTAAAAGTTTTGGGGGACTTCACGGATTTAGCGGCTATAAAAGGAGTTTTTTGACTGATAGTGGCGGTTTTCAGGCATTTTCATTGGGGGATAATGTAAAAATAAATGATAATGGAATTTGGTTTAAAAGCCATATTGACGGCAGCAGCCATTTTTTCTCACCTGAGAAGGTAATAGATATAGAATATAATTTAAACAGTGATATTATGATGGTTTTAGATGACTTGATTGCCCTTCCCAACACAAAAGAGAGGATTAAAAAATCAATAGAAAGAACTACGCAGTGGGCTAAAAGGAGCCTGGTTCATCATATTGAAAAAGGCGCTAAAAACAATCTGTTTGCAATAGTCCAGGGCGGGACTGACTTTGAATTTAGGAAAATAAGTGCCGAAAGTCTTGTTGGTATTGAAGTTGAAGGAAAAACATTTGACGGATTTGCAATAGGGGGGTTAAGTGTCGGTGAAGAAAATCAGCTGATGTATGATACCATTGAATTCACCACTCCTTTTTTACCGGAAAATAAACCCAGATATTTAATGGGAGTTGGAACACCCGAAGATATAATAGAGGCAATTGAGAGGGGTGTTGATATGTTTGACTGTGTTATGCCGACAAGAAATGCCAGAAACGGATATCTTTTTACAACATTCGGAACTCTTAGAATAAAAAATGCAAAATATAAACTGGATGATAAACCTATTGATGAAAACTGTAGTTGTTATACATGCAGACATTTTTCAAGAGGTTATTTGAATCATCTCTTCAAGGCAAAAGAGCTTACATATTTTAGGCTGGCAACTATTCATAATCTTCATTATTATTTGAATTTAGTAAAAGAAGCAAGAGAAGCTATAATTGATAAAAGATTTAATGAATTTAAAAAGGAATTTTATTCTAAACGGATAAACTGATTTTCTATAAGTTCATTAAGTTCATTAATAATTTCTTTTTCTCTTTTTACAATATATTTTTCTAAAATTTTTTCATCTTTTGGATTTGCCTTAAAATAAATGTGATATTTGTATAAATTTTGATTTATTTTTGTAATAGACCGGATTTCTCCAATAATGTCAAATAAATATTTTTTATCAATCTTAAGGGTAAAAATGGTTTCTACCTTTTCGGAAATTTCAAAATAGTTGTTATTTAACATTAAAGCCATTCCCTGAAATGAAATATCATATAATTTTGCTCGTATATTGTTTGTTTCACTTATAATTGTCACATCTATTTCTTCTTTTGGCTGAACCCTTATATGTTTTCTTTTAGGGAGGTTTCTTTGGATTTTTTTAATATTTGTAAGAGTTATTGTTTTTTTATGTAAATTGAAATCTTTAACTTCTGCAATAAAATAGTAATTTTTATTTTCTTGATTAAAATAAATTTCTGAATTAAATTTTGAAGCAAAAATAAAATTAATGGTTGAATTAAGAATAATTTCATTGTTTTTAATAATTAAAATATGTGTATTATGCGAAATCGGAATGCCTTTGTATACATTGTAAATGGTTATTTTTTCATTGTTTTTATATATTTCATATATTTCATTTGGAAGTTGAATTTCATTTAATTTACGTTTTTTTAGATATTCAATATAAAAATTGCAAATTATTGTAAAATCTTTCAGTTCGGAATAATGTATTTGATTTATAAGTAAATATTTAATAAAAGCATTGGTCATAAAAAAGAAAATTCTTTCTAAAATTGAAAATAAAGAAACATTATAATCATATAATTTTTCTTCTATTTTTAGAATTTCCGGAATTTGTTTGTTTTCTAATAAAAAAGGGCTGATAAAAAGAAAATTATAAATTTGTTTTATTTCTTTTTGGGAAATAATATCTTTATTTATATTTTTTAAAAACAGTTCAGTAAATTTATTTTCATATTCTTTGAAAAATTTTTTATTTTTTTCAATTATTCTAATTTTATTATCTGTCATTATGTTCTAAATTTTATTGGTAATTCTTTAAATTCTAAATTTTTTTTACTTTTTAATACATTTAAGTTTTTGTCTATTGTAAGAATGTAATCTGTTTCCGCACCCATATTGTCGGTGGAAACAGCATATATTATGATATTATCGTTTTTAATACTAACTTTATTTACATAATCATCCATTCCCAGATCTATCCTTCTGGCTTTTGTGATTTTTCCATTTTTATTAATTAAAATAATTAAAATATCATCATTTGTAAATGAAATATTGCCTACCACCAAAATTTTATTATCATATGGAGTAATAAATTTTGCCAATTCTTTTTTTGTAGAAGCAATTTTGCTAAAAACGGATGTGTTTTTATAAATATATATATCGGATTTTGTTTTTTTATTAAATACGTTAATTGCCGAATAAATATTATTTTTATCTACAAAAAAATCTGCAGGCATGGAATATTTTTTACCTAAATAAACTGTTTTTAGCAGGGAAAAGCTGTTTAATGAAAAATCTAAAATAACGGGTTTTTGTTTTATATTATCATATCCGAGTAAATAAAAATGGTCATTGTTAATTAAATATTTTTTTGGTTCAATTAGAGTTTTTATAATTTTTTTTGAAATCAGGTTATAGTTTTTATCCAGTTTATTTATACTTATTCCGTTTGATTCTGTTTTTGAAAAATAATAATATTTTTTGTAAAAAATTAGGTTGTCACCGGTAATTCCATAATTTTTCAGCAGTTTTATATCATTGTTCGGATTTATTTTTACCTGCGGTTGATTTTGAACGCATCCAATAAAAAAAGAAATTACTGCAATTAATATTAATTTTACATTTTTCATTTTATTCTTCCTTATTCATAATAAGTTACGCTGCTTTTACCGAATTTTTTTGTTTTGATTTTTTGGTATTTTCCAAGGTTTTCGGGAAAATCGTAATTGGTTTGATGTTCGATTATTACTTTTTCCACGTTAATTTTTGGAAGCTGTTTTATAAGAGTTTGTACTTTATCATAAATATCTTCAAAACCTTCCCTTATTGCAAAAGGAGGGTCAAAATAAAAAAACGCTTTTTCTTTGTTTCTTTTAAGTTCTTCAATTACATCCCAGATAGTTTCAAAACTGTCACCCAAAATAATCTGACATTTTTTTATATCTTCTTCTTTTAATGAGTCTATATTTTTTTTCAAAACTTTTGCGGCTTCCGGGTCTTTTTCTAAAAAGTATGCCCTGTTTGCACCTCTGCTTACAGCCTCAAGACCGATGCTTCCGACTCCGCTGAATACCTCAACCCAGTTTGAATCAGGTACTTCCCACTGCAGGGTGTTAAATACACTTTCTTTAAGTATGTTTTTTGTGCTTCTTGTAGTCTCTTTGTTTCCCATGAACAGTTTTTTACCTCTGTATTTTCCCCCTATTATTTTAATATTACTCTTTTCCATAATGCTCCTTGATTAATTTTATTAACTTATTTTTAAAATCTTCTAAAAGAAAATCCAGTTTTTCATCAAAAGATTCTGTTTTTACGTTTTTGATATTTAAAATTTTTTCCAATTGTAATAAAAGCGATGTTTTTGTAAAAGGCTTTTTAATGTCTTTTCCAATAATAATACCGTTTTTTTCCGGATTGTCTGTTATAATTATTCCGTTTTCATTTAAATAATCTTTTAAAAAATATTCCAATGTGTATTGCAAAAGAGGGGAATCACAATCTACTTTTAGTTTCAATTAAAACCTTTTTTATAATTTTAGCATAAATTTTTTATTAAAATAGTCGATATAATTATAGATAATTTTAAGGGGTTGAAAAATGGATATTTTTTCTTCTATAAAAAACAATGCGCAAAAAATTTACAATTATGACAGCTTAAATCAACATTCAAATAGGGTTGCGCTTCAAAAAATTGATGAATTGGCAAAAAATGACGATGAAAAAACTTTAACCCAAAAAGTTCAGGCTCAAGATAAAAAAATTGAAAAAAAAGAGCTTAAAAAAGAATTACAAAAAGTAGTGGAAGAACTTAACAAGGCTTTAAATCCTTTAAACACTTCTTTAAAGTTTAAATTTAATGATAAAATAGATTTTTTGACTGTACAAGTTGTAGATACTAAAACAAATGAAACTATAAGGGAATTTCCTCCAAAGGAGGCGTTAAGACTAATGGAAAAAATGAGAGAGATAGTAGGGATGCTATTTGATAAAAAAGGATAAAAATGGGCGATTTTGGAAGTTTAAGCTCACTGGGAATCGGTAGTGGGGTTTTAACAGCAGATGTAATTGATAAATTAAAAAATGCTGATAAAGAAATAATGGTAAAACCGATTGAAACTAAACTAAATTTAATTAAAAAAAAAGAAAAAGCTTTAAGTGAATTTCAGTCAATCGGTGCTATTGTAAAAGGCGATATTTTAGATTTGGCAAGCGGGGCTGTTTTTGCAAAAGTAAACACAAATATTAGCGGTAGCAGTGTAAGTGTAACGGCAAATGACGGGGTAAAACCTCAAAATTTTAATATAAATGTAAATCAGCTCGCCCAAAACGATGTTTATGAGTCAAAAGGTTTTGCAAACAGCGATACAATAATAAATACAAGCGGAGGTGATAAAACTTTAGCAATAGGGGTAGGTGATGTAACTTCTACTATTACTCTAAAATCAGGTGCTACTCTTGATGATTTAAAAAATGCAATAAATAATGCTGATATAGGAATCACTGCTTCTATCATTGATACAGGTATTGGGGATAATCCTTATAAACTTATTTTAAAAGCCGATGATACCGGGGCAGATAATATAATTAAATTTAATTATTCAGGGATTGATGATTTGGGGCTTAATGCCATTAATTATACATCAGCCGCTTTTGATTCAGATACTGAGAGTGTAAATAATTCAGGTGCCACTCAAAAATTTAAAGTTACGGTAAATGGAACTGAATATTCTATGGATGTAACAGACGGAGAAACTGTCAGTGATTTCATTAATGCTTTGAATAATGGGGATTTAAAAGACAGTGAGGGTAATTCTTTAGGTATAAAAACTTCTTTTGATAACGGACATATTAAATTTAATATAGAAGCTATTGGCGATATTTCAATAGATGATACAAATCTTCTTACAGATTTTAATAATAATACCGATTTTACAAATACAAACAGAATTCAAAAAGCCGACGATGCCGATTTTACTTATAACGGTGTTGAAATTCACAGAGGTTCCAATAAAATAGAAGATTTAATTCCCGGGGTTACAATAAATCTTAATTCTACAGGCAAGTCAACCGTTGAAATCAAATCAAATATTGATGAAATTACAAAATCAATTCAGAAATTTGTCGCTGATTATAATAAAATGATTTCAAATCTCCAAAATCTTACAGCTTATGACAAAGACAGCGGCAATGTCGGACTGTTTCAGGGAGAGAGTGAATTTACAACCCTAAGCAGTGATTTTTATTCCGATATTTTTGGAGTTGTGTTGAGCGATAAGGGGGAAAGGGCTGACAGAAATGGTAACAAATATACCACAGATATAACTTTTACGGCAACTGATATAGGGTTTGATTACAACAGAACAGGTATGATAAGTTTTAACACAGATAAATTCAAAGAGGCTTATAATAAAAATCCTGATTTGGTTGAGCGATTTACAACTACAGCTTTTACAAGATTAAAAACAGATTTTGAATCTAAAATAACAAATGATCACAGTTCTTTAAATCTATTAAATCAAGAACTAAAAGATGATGAAAAAAGATATAAAGATAGAATTAAAGCTATGAATAAATTTCTTGAAACAAAATATGAAATAATGGCGAAACAGTTTTCAGCATATGACAAAATGATTAATGAATTTAATGCAAAAAGTCAAAGTTTAACAATGATGATTCAGCAGGCATTAAATTCTAAAAATAAATAAAGGATAAATAATGACTTATAAT encodes the following:
- a CDS encoding mechanosensitive ion channel family protein, which codes for MKIFFLIFSFIFLFANETNTTEINLTKQQISKIQKELSNNSFYLSYKNYIDYQKLQDKYNKLKYLARRNPHRYKQKLLTVQTQLDLLKENENIFNTLIKLKNIPKAPKIENPFEIFSAINYEKQIKNILNQNIQTYEEFKDTLNKLKELYTLEKKLKIKDTQLENMIKDFELIDTIYKKKLETLKTFILSQKEKIKKEIKNQINKLVILIGIIIFLIIFSFILKLIMKKYIKEENLYLSNKIINILTIFIIALTSLLFYINNATYIITILGFISAGIAIAMKDWFMNMFGWFVIMVNGNIKVGDRVKIYLQNGNVQIVGDVIDITLTRIVIYEDVTYTTYHKNRRAGRIVFVPNNVIFNNPIFNYTHKRLATVWDGIDITLTFDSNYKKAADIIKNILINQTKRQVAATKSRMQRLKIEYNFKSYNLDPRVFTLIEENGIRISAWYLVISSSPMAYRSQISGEILDALLKEKDIKITYPTYKINGEINIQKEISEKPY
- the aroB gene encoding 3-dehydroquinate synthase gives rise to the protein MKVTIDTPNKTYDILIDKLPDIDLDTKVAIITNPTVAGYHLNYLLNHLKTKELIIITLPDGEEYKNYESIEYALDRLFDAKYDRNSVIIAFGGGVIGDMSGFCASIFLRGIKFIQIPTTLLAMVDSSVGGKTGINNKYGKNLIGSFYQPEAVYIDTHFLSTLPKREFAAGMAEVIKMAVMFDKEFFEKLEKEALSIEEIIKRSVEIKANVVNQDEKERGIRSVLNYGHTFGHVIENLTNYKTYLHGEAVAIGMIMANELSIALGYLTREENERIKKLLKKYDLPTSFKIKDEEEFYEHFFADKKTMNNKIKFIIPEHIGKYKIVQNLNKEILLEVLRKFK
- a CDS encoding TrkA C-terminal domain-containing protein translates to MNKIVIFAGCKESKILIEKIASSYIKEAEYYIIYEKEEDIVKIEKDNFFYYKISFFAFDIYKSIFYKDINKIIIFIKNKIEAEFVINKIKNFSSIVFVKFWKNINIPFQNNIEIIDNIELITNKILDHLPDVPLFARDIGLGIGEILEVEIPPHSIFTYKTPSFIERWKNIKIAVIYRENKFIIPNRHTLILPNDKLLLIGEPERLKSFFIESKKNLGAFPAPYGQNIYLLLDMQLNQKMISNLLKSALFLHRKLKNKKLIIKIINPTLNFKLYKLFKFKNIDIYTDYFSNDYISTLKNDIEKYSIGLIVTNNEYFYKYKKTFFEIKTPIFKQGSESVKKCIEFVVLLQHKMLDRIAPALFDLSFQLNLGINFLEPTNETKDLNELKEYLKKFAKVYNFKNISFTKTQKNPVLKLLKRQNICLIEPFIKPPVPKITEIIHPKIENAYIMLDKFNQFLIPIK
- the tgt gene encoding tRNA guanosine(34) transglycosylase Tgt; translated protein: MEFKIDATDGRARAATIKTVHSEIKTPIFMPVGTAAAVKSLDAIDLMDVLDAKIILANTYHLYLRPGDEVVKSFGGLHGFSGYKRSFLTDSGGFQAFSLGDNVKINDNGIWFKSHIDGSSHFFSPEKVIDIEYNLNSDIMMVLDDLIALPNTKERIKKSIERTTQWAKRSLVHHIEKGAKNNLFAIVQGGTDFEFRKISAESLVGIEVEGKTFDGFAIGGLSVGEENQLMYDTIEFTTPFLPENKPRYLMGVGTPEDIIEAIERGVDMFDCVMPTRNARNGYLFTTFGTLRIKNAKYKLDDKPIDENCSCYTCRHFSRGYLNHLFKAKELTYFRLATIHNLHYYLNLVKEAREAIIDKRFNEFKKEFYSKRIN
- a CDS encoding PilZ domain-containing protein: MTDNKIRIIEKNKKFFKEYENKFTELFLKNINKDIISQKEIKQIYNFLFISPFLLENKQIPEILKIEEKLYDYNVSLFSILERIFFFMTNAFIKYLLINQIHYSELKDFTIICNFYIEYLKKRKLNEIQLPNEIYEIYKNNEKITIYNVYKGIPISHNTHILIIKNNEIILNSTINFIFASKFNSEIYFNQENKNYYFIAEVKDFNLHKKTITLTNIKKIQRNLPKRKHIRVQPKEEIDVTIISETNNIRAKLYDISFQGMALMLNNNYFEISEKVETIFTLKIDKKYLFDIIGEIRSITKINQNLYKYHIYFKANPKDEKILEKYIVKREKEIINELNELIENQFIRLE
- the rsmD gene encoding 16S rRNA (guanine(966)-N(2))-methyltransferase RsmD, giving the protein MEKSNIKIIGGKYRGKKLFMGNKETTRSTKNILKESVFNTLQWEVPDSNWVEVFSGVGSIGLEAVSRGANRAYFLEKDPEAAKVLKKNIDSLKEEDIKKCQIILGDSFETIWDVIEELKRNKEKAFFYFDPPFAIREGFEDIYDKVQTLIKQLPKINVEKVIIEHQTNYDFPENLGKYQKIKTKKFGKSSVTYYE
- a CDS encoding flagellar protein FlaG; this translates as MDIFSSIKNNAQKIYNYDSLNQHSNRVALQKIDELAKNDDEKTLTQKVQAQDKKIEKKELKKELQKVVEELNKALNPLNTSLKFKFNDKIDFLTVQVVDTKTNETIREFPPKEALRLMEKMREIVGMLFDKKG
- the fliD gene encoding flagellar filament capping protein FliD, producing MGDFGSLSSLGIGSGVLTADVIDKLKNADKEIMVKPIETKLNLIKKKEKALSEFQSIGAIVKGDILDLASGAVFAKVNTNISGSSVSVTANDGVKPQNFNINVNQLAQNDVYESKGFANSDTIINTSGGDKTLAIGVGDVTSTITLKSGATLDDLKNAINNADIGITASIIDTGIGDNPYKLILKADDTGADNIIKFNYSGIDDLGLNAINYTSAAFDSDTESVNNSGATQKFKVTVNGTEYSMDVTDGETVSDFINALNNGDLKDSEGNSLGIKTSFDNGHIKFNIEAIGDISIDDTNLLTDFNNNTDFTNTNRIQKADDADFTYNGVEIHRGSNKIEDLIPGVTINLNSTGKSTVEIKSNIDEITKSIQKFVADYNKMISNLQNLTAYDKDSGNVGLFQGESEFTTLSSDFYSDIFGVVLSDKGERADRNGNKYTTDITFTATDIGFDYNRTGMISFNTDKFKEAYNKNPDLVERFTTTAFTRLKTDFESKITNDHSSLNLLNQELKDDEKRYKDRIKAMNKFLETKYEIMAKQFSAYDKMINEFNAKSQSLTMMIQQALNSKNK